One Pullulanibacillus sp. KACC 23026 DNA segment encodes these proteins:
- a CDS encoding CidA/LrgA family holin-like protein produces the protein MKWLKTVLQIAFLIIITILMNTVTHLLHLPIPGSILGIIVLFILLKTKILPLKWIESGASFLLAELLLFFIPSAVGVVNYKQLLIHSGLQVIALVIVSTGLVMAGAGLVVSIIASRKERKSLS, from the coding sequence ATGAAATGGTTGAAGACGGTCCTTCAGATCGCTTTTTTAATTATAATTACAATTCTTATGAATACTGTTACACATCTTTTGCACTTACCTATTCCCGGATCTATTCTTGGTATTATCGTTCTCTTTATTCTATTGAAAACAAAAATTTTACCCCTTAAATGGATAGAGTCGGGGGCAAGCTTCCTGCTCGCTGAATTATTGCTATTCTTTATACCCTCTGCAGTTGGTGTTGTGAACTATAAACAACTGCTCATTCATAGCGGGTTACAAGTCATTGCCTTAGTGATCGTAAGCACGGGGCTTGTTATGGCTGGGGCAGGACTCGTCGTCTCTATTATTGCAAGTCGAAAGGAGCGCAAGTCACTATCATGA
- a CDS encoding LysR family transcriptional regulator: protein MDIRHLIYFLEVAHRESFTKAANHLFVTQPTISKMVKNLEDEFGVELFDRTGKRVQLTDAGHIILKHAEKIIHSFQNMTHALDDLRDLKTGSVRIGLPPMIGSRFFPKIIGGFREQFPGITIQLVENGAKKVEEEVGRGLLDIGVILLPTDEELFNTYSFVKEELRLIVHPSHPLSGRKVVKLSELKEDPFILFREDFALHDRIINACLSVGFQPVIASESSQWDLISEMVAANLGIALLPETICAGLDPLRVKSMRLIDPIILWQLAIVWRKDHYLPFAAREWIRYNKTILKEV from the coding sequence ATGGACATTCGGCATTTAATCTATTTTTTAGAAGTAGCGCATCGTGAAAGCTTTACTAAAGCGGCTAATCACTTATTTGTTACACAACCGACGATAAGTAAGATGGTCAAAAATTTGGAAGACGAGTTTGGCGTTGAGCTATTTGATCGGACGGGCAAGCGTGTTCAACTGACAGACGCGGGTCACATTATATTGAAGCATGCGGAAAAGATTATCCATTCATTTCAAAATATGACCCATGCTTTAGATGATTTAAGAGATCTAAAAACGGGATCCGTTCGAATTGGACTCCCTCCAATGATCGGCTCCCGATTCTTCCCAAAAATTATCGGCGGGTTTCGTGAGCAGTTTCCCGGAATTACAATCCAGTTGGTGGAGAACGGGGCAAAAAAAGTAGAGGAGGAGGTGGGAAGAGGTCTGCTAGATATTGGGGTGATATTACTTCCGACTGATGAGGAATTGTTTAACACGTATTCTTTTGTTAAAGAAGAACTGCGCCTCATTGTTCATCCGAGCCATCCGTTAAGCGGTAGAAAGGTGGTCAAGCTAAGTGAATTGAAAGAAGACCCCTTTATACTATTTCGTGAGGATTTTGCCTTACATGATCGAATTATTAATGCTTGCCTAAGCGTGGGTTTTCAGCCTGTCATTGCATCGGAAAGCTCACAATGGGATTTAATCAGTGAAATGGTAGCGGCCAATCTCGGGATTGCGCTTTTACCGGAAACGATATGTGCAGGTCTGGATCCGTTAAGGGTGAAGAGTATGCGTTTAATCGATCCTATTATCCTTTGGCAATTAGCGATCGTTTGGAGAAAGGATCATTACCTTCCTTTTGCCGCCCGAGAGTGGATTCGTTATAACAAAACGATTTTAAAGGAGGTTTAA
- a CDS encoding CidB/LrgB family autolysis modulator, giving the protein MILGILSLLGTIGIYYGAKKLYQHKAKIYLTPLLITPIILIALILFTHLPFQEYNAGGKWLTYLLQPATIAFAVPLYKNFDILKKHIIEILIGVAFGSGVAMVSSLMFSKWLHLSSAVSDSVIPRSVTTPIAMNISEYIGGVPTITAVVVIMTGILGSIIGPYIIRWLRIDNEIARGVLFGTAAHGAGTSKAFELSPVTGTISSISMILAALFTLCVAPLVF; this is encoded by the coding sequence ATGATTCTTGGAATTCTAAGTTTGCTTGGTACAATCGGTATTTACTATGGGGCCAAGAAACTCTATCAACACAAAGCTAAAATTTATTTGACGCCATTACTCATTACACCAATTATTCTCATTGCTTTGATCTTATTCACTCATTTGCCTTTTCAAGAATACAACGCTGGAGGTAAGTGGTTGACTTATCTATTGCAGCCTGCGACGATTGCGTTTGCGGTGCCGCTTTATAAAAACTTTGACATCTTAAAAAAACATATTATCGAAATTTTGATTGGCGTAGCTTTTGGTTCTGGGGTTGCAATGGTTTCTTCCTTAATGTTTTCAAAATGGCTACATTTAAGTTCAGCGGTCTCAGACAGCGTTATTCCTCGTTCTGTAACCACACCTATTGCCATGAATATCTCTGAATATATCGGCGGTGTTCCAACCATAACGGCGGTAGTGGTGATCATGACAGGAATACTCGGAAGTATCATCGGACCCTACATTATTCGCTGGCTCCGTATTGATAACGAGATTGCCCGCGGCGTCCTTTTTGGAACAGCCGCGCACGGTGCAGGAACCTCTAAAGCATTTGAACTGAGCCCCGTCACCGGTACAATTTCCAGTATTTCTATGATCTTAGCCGCTCTCTTTACACTATGTGTGGCACCACTTGTATTTTAA